The genomic segment GTCGTGACGCTGACGCTGGAGCGGGAAGGCGGCGCCTGGAAGGTCGTGGACAGCAAGGCCGAGGTGCTGCCGACGCGTGACGTCGCCCCGGCGGACGAGGTGCTGGCGTGGGCCAAGGACGTGCACGAGGCCACCGTGGCTTACGTGAACACGCCCATTGGAATCACGCTGACGCCCATCTCCAGCCGGGCCAGCCAGCTGACGGACACGGCGGTCATTCAGCTGATCAACGACGTGCAGAAGTACTACGTCGAAGAGATGCTGAAGGGCACCGAGTATGAAGGCTTGCCGGTGCTGTCGGCCGCCGCGCCGTTCAAGACGGGCTACGGCGGAGAAACGGACTTCACCGAGATTCCCGTGGGCGGCATCACCATCGGCGACGTGGCGTCCATCTACATCTACGACAACACGCTGAAGGCGCTCAAGGTGACGGGCGCCGAGATCAAGGCGTGGCTGGAGCGGGCCGCGCAGAAGTTCCAGCAGGTGACGCCGGGTCGCGGCGAAGAGCCGCTGTTCACCACGATGCCTGGCTACAACTTCGACCAGATCGACGGCATCGAGTACCAGATCGACATTACGAAGCCCGTTGGCGAGCGCATCGTCAACCTGACCTTCAACGGCAAGCCCATCGAGCCTGACCAGGAGTTCATCCTGGCCACCAACAACTACCGGGCCGACGGCGGCGGCAACTTCCCGGCCACGGGCGAGCACGCTCGGGTCGTCCTGGATCCGGGCATCGCGAGCCGGGAGCTGATCGTCAAGTACATTACCGAGAAGGGCGTCATCGCCCCGGTGCCGGACTACAACTGGTCGCTGGTGCCCAACTTCCTGGATCACCCGCAGGCGCACTTCGTGTACGAGCTGCTCAAGCGGGGCGCGTACGTGGGTGACCTGGAAGGCCGGCTCCTGCTCGACGCGCCGCTGACCCAGAAGGTCTGGGCTGACATGGTGTACCGGGCGCTCGGTTTGCACCTGACCGTGCTGGATCCGCAGGCCACGGTGACGGAGGCCCAGGCGGTGCGTGACCTGGCCTCGTACTTGCCGGGCACCGTGGTGGCCGCCGCGGGGGACCGCGTGCTGACGCAGGCCGACGCCGCGCAGCTGTTGGTGGGCGTGCTGGCGGTCAAGGACCTGGTGCCGGTCTGGTAAGCGGCCATGCCGCCCGAGCCGGCAGGAGACCGGGACCGCAGGAGAACTGAATAAGAAAAGGGCGGAGCCAGCCGAGAGGCTGGCTCCGTTGCTTTTTCCTTGCGTCGATTCCTGTTCCGTTGTTTCTTGCTCTCCTTTATGCCTGTTTACTCCTGTTCCTCTGGTGCGTTCTCGCCCTCCGACTCCCCCTCCGGATCGACCGGCGGCAGGCCCATTAGGGCCCGCAAGGTGGCGATCTGGCCCATGTGGTAGCTGTCGTGGAGGAGGACGCCCGCTTCCATCAGGAACTGCTCGTAGCCGCTCTCCTCATCCTGTCGCAACAGCGCTTCATCATCGCGTTGCTCGAACCAGCGCACCAGCTCTTCCTGGACGGCGCGCAGCCGCTGCAGGTCGGCCCGCCAAGCCTCGTCGTCGGCCGGCTCGGGCAGCGACCAGTTGTTGGCCTCGGGATCCGGCGTCGGCTTCCCCTGAACGTGGGCCAGCAAATACTCGCGCCAGAAGGTGATGTGGCGTACGATCTCCCAGATGCACTTCCGTTCCGGAGCGGGACGCCAAAGCGCTTGTTCGGCCGTGAGACTTTCTACCATTGTTGTTAGCGGCCCGTGCCAGTAGTTGCCGCCTGCAAACGATTGACGTGCCAATTGCGCCAAGGCGGCTGATAGGGAGCCCTTCATGCGGATCCAGCCTCCTCTGCTTGTGAACTTTACCGGAAGCCGAAAAGCGGCGGAAAGCCGAAGACGACGAAGAGAAACCACGCGGCGCACGCCCACCGGTACGCCATTGGCCACCGCCAAAGCAGCGACAGGTTCGCGCCCTTGGGGGCGAAGCGGACCTAGGCGATGCCCAGAGCGATGAGATGGTCAGGGAGCAGTACGTTCTCCGGCGCCCGTTCTCCGCCCTTTTCCACCTAACCTTTTGGATGAGGCGGCAACCATACCACTCCCCTGGGCCAGCCAGGAAAGGAGGAGCGGGGTTACTGAGGTAGCGATCAGGTCCCGGCTGATCCCCATGGCACGATGATACCTGGAACTGCTAGGTGGGGCAAGTCGTTCGTTCCCTGGCAATGGCAACCCAATCGCCAGACGGCTGGCTCGGCGGTGGCAAGAGGGGAGGCGAAAGGCCCACGCGAGGCGAACCAGAGAGCCGAAAGGGAAGAGCTTTCGGGGGGCCGGGGCCGTGGCGCAGTTCTTCTTTACCAGGCACCGCCAGTGCACCGCGTTCATGGACGTCATCCGGAGCGGCCAGCAGTACTTGCCCAAGTTCGGCCGTCCGGAGACGTTCGCCGAGGGCGAGACGATTTACGATTACGGCGACGCGCCGAACCAGCTTTATTGGGTGGAGTCAGGCCTGGTGCGGACCAGCGTCCTTTCCTCGACAGGGAAAGAGCTGGTGACGGGCTTGTGGGGCCCGGGCGAGCTGTTCGGCGAGTTTTGCCTCTGTGGCCAGCGGCAGCGCAGCGAGCGGGCGGTGGCGGTGAAGGAGTCGCAAGTGGTCCGTTTCGGGGTCGAGGAGCTGTTGCGTCTCGCTTCAACGGGCGAAGGGGCGTTGGCGCTGCTGCAGCTGTTTTGCCGGCGCATCAGCGCGCTGGAGGAGAAGGTGGCGGAGCTGGCCTTCGCCAGCGTGCGGACGCGGCTGGGCCTGCTGCTTCTGAGCCTGGCCAGGGAAGGCATGCCGCAGGCCGACGGCAGCGTCGTCTGCTACCAGTACCCGACCCACGAGGAGATGGCGCGCCGCATCGGCACGACCCGCGAGCAGGTAACCAGCCTCTTGGCGCAGTTCCGGCGCAGCGGCGCCGTGGCCTACCGCCGCAAGGGCCCCTTGCGCATTTTCCCCGACCGCGTGGAGCAGCAGATTGAAGCGCCGTAGGGACCGCCCGGCGCCAAGGGCGCAGCGAGCGGCGGCGAGCGCACTTGCCGGCTGGCGGCGGGACACTTCGCTGGCTGACGGCGGGCTGGTCCGCTGGGTCAGAACGGCGGCGAATGGCGTTGCTGCCCGAGATTGTTGTACGAAAACATACATCCCGCTGGGGCGGCGGCGGGGTAAGCTTGGGATAGGGCTTGCGGGGCAAGCGTAGGAGGAAGGATGAGACGCATGCTGATACGCGAGAAAGATCGTGCCGCCATCCGGCAAATGTTCGAGCAGTTGCAAGACCCGGTGACGCTCGTGGTGTTCTCGGAAGGCAGCGTGAAGCTGTCGGGGCGGGACCAGTGCCCGTACTGCGAGCAGACCGTGCAGCTCGTGCGGGAAGTGAGCGAGCTGTCCGACAAAATCAATGTCGAGGTCGTCAATTTCCACCTGGACAAGGAGAAAGTCGAGCAATACGGCATCGCCCGCATTCCGGCCGTGGCCATCGTGGGCGCCCAAGACTACGGCGTCCGCTACTACGGCATCCCGGCCGGCTACGAGTTCACCGCTTTCATCGAGGACATCGTCGACGTCTCGAAAGGCGCGGCGGACCTCGAGCCCGAGACGCTGGAACAGCTGTCGCGCCTCGACGAGCCCGTCCACATCCAGGTGTTCGTGACGCCGACGTGCCCGTACTGCCCGCCCATGGTGCGCTTCGCACACAAGCTGGCCATCGCCAGCGAACACGTGCGGGCGGACATGGTGGAGGCCCAGGAGTTTCCCGACTTGGCCCGGCGGTACGGCGTCTTCGGCGTCCCGCGCACGGTCATCAACGAGGACACGCACTTGGAAGGCGCCCTGCCGGAGCGGTACGCAATGCTCTACGTCCTGAAGGCGGCGGGCAAGCTGAACGAGCAGGAAGCGCAGCTGCTCCAGTCCATCGCGCGCTGAGGCCGCTAGGCGGGGAAGATGGGAAAACAGGGAAAACCGAAAATGTAAGAACGGAGAAAACGGGGTCTCATTCACCAGCCATTAGCAGCGATGCGCCCCCGGCATGCGAGATGGTGCCGGGGGCGCGGCGTTGCTGCGGGATTTGGCATCGTCAGCGCAGCGGCGCCGTGAACTCCACAGCGAACCGGCTGCCGGCCAGCGCCTCCTGGAGGGCGGCTACGATCTCCGCGTCGGCCAGGCCGATGACGATCCGGTTCAGCGGCGACTGGATCGTGAGGCGCTGCACCGGTTGAATGCCCAGAATCTCAACCACTGGACGCCATACCGTGCATGGGGACGTCCCGCCGACGACTTCGCCGTCCGGCG from the Bacillota bacterium genome contains:
- a CDS encoding bifunctional 2',3'-cyclic-nucleotide 2'-phosphodiesterase/3'-nucleotidase, with translation MSGRWYRHVAFVLALALAVAVPAVARAAELVIMATTDIHANIYPWDYYANRPNDNVGLAKIYTLVKEIRASHPNTLLFDNGDLIQGTPLASYLVANGLPAPGEVHPIIDVMNRMGYDAATLGNHEFNFGLDYALNTIAGAQFPYVLANVYHPGTQDPYFTPYVILERTIDGQPIRIGVIGFVPPQIMVWDRTNLTGKVEAGSIIEAAQRFVPEMKAKGADIVIALAHTGATPGNRSENAAYTLAEEVPGIDVIIVGHSHRVIPGPGLEVAPDGKVNGVQLVQPGFWGQYLGVVTLTLEREGGAWKVVDSKAEVLPTRDVAPADEVLAWAKDVHEATVAYVNTPIGITLTPISSRASQLTDTAVIQLINDVQKYYVEEMLKGTEYEGLPVLSAAAPFKTGYGGETDFTEIPVGGITIGDVASIYIYDNTLKALKVTGAEIKAWLERAAQKFQQVTPGRGEEPLFTTMPGYNFDQIDGIEYQIDITKPVGERIVNLTFNGKPIEPDQEFILATNNYRADGGGNFPATGEHARVVLDPGIASRELIVKYITEKGVIAPVPDYNWSLVPNFLDHPQAHFVYELLKRGAYVGDLEGRLLLDAPLTQKVWADMVYRALGLHLTVLDPQATVTEAQAVRDLASYLPGTVVAAAGDRVLTQADAAQLLVGVLAVKDLVPVW
- a CDS encoding glutaredoxin; its protein translation is MLIREKDRAAIRQMFEQLQDPVTLVVFSEGSVKLSGRDQCPYCEQTVQLVREVSELSDKINVEVVNFHLDKEKVEQYGIARIPAVAIVGAQDYGVRYYGIPAGYEFTAFIEDIVDVSKGAADLEPETLEQLSRLDEPVHIQVFVTPTCPYCPPMVRFAHKLAIASEHVRADMVEAQEFPDLARRYGVFGVPRTVINEDTHLEGALPERYAMLYVLKAAGKLNEQEAQLLQSIAR